A single genomic interval of Pyrus communis chromosome 5, drPyrComm1.1, whole genome shotgun sequence harbors:
- the LOC137735446 gene encoding uncharacterized protein → MALRQMLFNTRSMFSTPGLARFSTKSNPYLVKVGIPEFLNGIGNGVESHVTKLESEIGDFQKLLVTRTLRLKKLGVPCKHRKLILKHTHKYRLGLWRPRAQPVKP, encoded by the exons ATGGCATTAAGGCAAATGCTATTCAACACCAGATCAATGTTTTCGACACCGGGGTTGGCCAGATTCTCCACCAAATCAAACCCATACCTAG TGAAAGTTGGGATACCAGAGTTTTTGAATGGCATTGGCAATGGAGTGGAATCCCATGTAACCAAGCTTGAGTCTGAGATCGGAGACTTCCAAAAGTTGCTTGTCACTCGTACTCTCAGGCTGAAGAAACTTGGCGTCCCTTGCAAGCAT AGGAAGCTCATCTTGAAACACACTCACAAGTATAGGCTAGGACTCTGGAGGCCTCGAGCTCAGCCCGTCAAACCCTAG
- the LOC137735477 gene encoding pentatricopeptide repeat-containing protein At5g46680 encodes MMVSGLSTRLLNICIASFCKSRLLERAEAVIIDGIRLGVIPDVVTYNTLLNAYSRFVSLDSAYSVVHRMKEAGISPDVITYNSLLSGATRNCLLSQSLDLFEEMLQAGIHPNVWSYNILMHCFFKLGKPDEANRVFQDILLRNLTPHPATFNIMINGLCKNEYIDNALMLFRNLQRHGFVPRLVTYNILIHGLCKARRLGQARKMLKELGESGYEPNAITYTTVMKCCFKFKQYDEALEIMSEMKSKGYTFDGFANCTVVAALVKTGRIEEANACMEQTMRNGIELDLAAYNTLLNMYCREGKFEAAYKLMDEIENGGLQCDKYTHTIIIDGLCKAGNIIGAEQHLQYMKMIGFRENLVAFNCMIDGLCKAGQIDRAMDLYKSMETKDSFTYTSLVHNLCKAGRFRCASKLMMKCLRDGKKILKATQRAVLDGLRSTGHTDEARKLRWKIQVARILR; translated from the coding sequence ATGATGGTTTCTGGATTATCGACTAGGTTGTTGAACATATGTATAGCTTCGTTTTGTAAGTCCCGGCTACTGGAGAGAGCAGAAGCTGTTATAATTGATGGCATAAGATTGGGGGTGATTCCAGATGTGGTAACTTACAATACTTTGCTCAATGCCTATTCTCGGTTTGTTAGCTTGGATTCAGCTTATTCTGTTGTTCATAGAATGAAAGAGGCTGGGATTAGTCCAGATGTCATTACATACAATTCTTTGTTATCCGGGGCCACCAGGAATTGCCTATTATCACAATCTCTGGATCTGTTTGAGGAAATGTTACAAGCGGGCATACATCCTAATGTATGGAGTTACAATATTCTGATGCATTGTTTCTTTAAGTTAGGAAAACCTGATGAAGCCAACAGAGTTTTTCAGGATATTTTACTTCGCAATCTCACTCCCCACCCAGCTACGTTTAACATAATGATTAATGGCCTTTGTAAAAATGAATACATTGATAATGCCCTTATGTTATTTAGGAATTTGCAACGTCATGGATTTGTTCCCCGATTAGTGACGTACAATATTCTTATCCACGGGCTATGCAAGGCACGCAGATTGGGGCAAGCAAGAAAAATGCTAAAGGAACTGGGGGAATCAGGTTATGAGCCAAATGCCATAACCTACACTACAGTTATGAAATGCTGCTTTAAGTTTAAGCAGTATGACGAAGCGCTCGAGATTATGTCAGAGATGAAGAGTAAAGGGTATACTTTTGATGGCTTTGCAAACTGCACAGTTGTTGCTGCTTTAGTTAAGACTGGGAGGATAGAAGAGGCAAATGCTTGCATGGAACAGACAATGAGAAATGGCATTGAACTTGATTTAGCGGCTTATAACACTTTACTTAATATGTATTGTAGAGAAGGTAAGTTTGAAGCTGCCTATAAGTTGATGGATGAAATAGAGAATGGAGGTCTGCAGTGTGACAAGTATACCCACACAATTATAATTGATGGATTGTGTAAGGCTGGTAATATTATCGGGGCTGAACAACATTTACAATATATGAAAATGATTGGCTTCCGTGAAAATTTGGTTGCCTTCAACTGCATGATTGATGGCTTGTGTAAAGCTGGTCAAATCGATCGTGCGATGGACTTGTATAAATCAATGGAGACTAAAGATTCCTTTACCTACACCTCTTTGGTGCACAATCTTTGCAAGGCTGGAAGGTTCCGTTGTGCGTCCAAGCTTATGATGAAATGTCTAAGAGATGGCAAGAAAATACTCAAGGCTACCCAACGAGCTGTCCTTGATGGTCTTCGTAGTACAGGGCATACAGATGAAGCAAGGAAGCTTCGGTGGAAAATTCAAGTGGCTCGAATATTACGTTAA